In the Cylindrospermopsis raciborskii Cr2010 genome, ACTACAATACCCGAAAGTATTGCAGAAACTGGTGTTTCTGATTCAGCGTGAGTGACAGGTAACCATAAACCAGAGACAAAAACTCCTGCTTTAACTAACAGTCCCAACAAAATTAATGCTATGGCTTCTGGTGGTGCATTTTTTAATGCAGAAAAACTAAAAGATAAGCTTTTTTCATAAATTAATACAGCCCCCATGAGATAAAATAACATAGAAATGTTGCTAACAAATAGATAGCGCAAACCTACCCAAATTGAGCGATCACTCCTACTATATGCTATCAATAAAAATGCAGCTATTCCACTTACTTCTAATGCCACATACAAACTGATAAAATCTGCACATATAAAAGCCGCATTCAAACTGCCATGAACCAATAGAACTTGGGCATAAAAAAAGGCATTTTTGTCACTTTTCCAACAGTATAAAACTACTGCAATTGTTACCACAGCATTGGTTAAGATAAAGTAGCCACTTAACTGGTCAACCACTAAGGTGACCCCAAAACTGTTCAATAAATTAAGTTGAATTTGTGGTTTATTAATTAATAGCCCTATACCATAAACAGCACTAGCTAATGTACCTAAAAATGCCAGGTGTCTATTAAGTCGTGGGACCAAAAAAACCATAAATCCCAGAAAAAATGGGATACCTACCCAAACCGTTGTTATAGTATTCATCTTTATTAATCCACGTTAAATTTATGGGGCGTTATTCTTCTCGATTTCATCAATTTCTAAGGTAGGATTATCTCCAGCTAGTTTCATTACTCCCACCAGCATCAGAGCTTGAATTGAAAAGCCAATAACTATTGCTGTTAAAATAACTGCTTGGGGAACAGGATCAGCATAATTACCTTTTTTCACTTCCCCAAGAATGGGAGTAAATAAACCTGCTTTGGATGCAATAAAGACGTAAAAGGCTATTACCCCCGTACTCATCACATCCATGGAGATGATCTTCATCACTAGATTTTTTTTGAAAATTATCCCAAAAAATCCCAACAATATTGTTAGCAACACACATGCTTCCATTATCATAATTTTATACACCTCTTAATCAAAATGAACGTAGGTTGGGTTGAAGTATGAAACCCAACACCCCCATGGGTTTCGCTCCTCAACCCATCCCACAAATAATCATGCCTCCCCACTCAGGTAGGAAAATTTATATTTGGAATTTTAAAGTGTTATAATATTAATAGCACCATTTTTTAGTGCTGTCTACCTGCTCAAGTTCAATAATAATTATAGTAATGATAGTAAATAAGTTATGTTTCTAATGTCAACAGCTACGGAGGAGAAATCTGTTAACTTTGATTTATCTACCCCATTACAATTAATTGGTCGTTCTCACGAGTTTGAGCTTATTACAAACATACTTTTACATGATAGGGACTTATTAATCACGGGAGTACCTGGTAGTGGTAGAAGAACATTGGTTAAGATTGCAGCTCAAGAGGTAGGCGCTCTAATATTAGAAATAGACTGTATTCGTGCGATCGATGGAGAGAGACTACTGCAATTGTTCACAGAAACAATTAATCATAATTGGGAGGTGAGCAAAATTGAGACATGGGTGGAGCAAAATGGTGGAGAATTGTTTATTTTTAATACAGAAACTAGGCTCAAATTATCTCATGGTCTCAATGATAAAAAACTGTGGCAGGCATTTGTTATGCTATTGGACTTGTTGCAAAATATAGCCAACGATTTAAATCGAAGAGTGGTATTAATTTTGCAAAGTTTTCCCCATATTCGCTCTTGGGATCGTCATAATGTATGGGAATCTACCTTGAGACAAGAAATTAATAGTCATCCGGATGTGAGTTATGTTATATTAGCGACAATTGCCGAAACAAGCCATCATCAAGATGAGGAGAAGTATGCAATGGAAAAAATTGAATTAGCTCCTTTAGAAAGGGATGTTATGGCAGTTTGGGCCCGGGAAGTTTTGGAAAAACAAAATCTTAAATTTGATCGTCATTCTCAAGCACTAACCATATTTTTAGATGCGGTTCAGGGGAGCATTGGTGATGCGATGGCATTAATTCATAGACTATCGAGTTTACAACATGAACAAGGATTAATTAAAGAAGAAAAGGTCAGACAAGTAATAGAAGCAATGCTGAGGGATTTATCCATAACTTATGAATCTTTATTGATGTTACTACCCGGTAATCAGATTCACCTTTTAGAATGTTTAGCCATAGATCCCACAGACAAACCTCAAAGTAAAGAATATATTCAAAAACATGGACTTTCTCGAGGTGGAACTTTGCAAGGTTCCCTAACAGGACTACAGACTAAGGGTTTAATTTATAGTGCCCAACAGGGTTATAAATTAGCACTACCTCTATTAGCCTTATGGTTAAAACAAAGACTAAATTAAGCAGCTACCTGGAGGCAAGCCAGAACGCTGTAAACAAGCTTGATGGGCAAAGTACTGAATAGGCGTTCTGGCTAAAGCTATTAATTAAGCTTTCTTCAACCAACTAAACATGGCGCGTAAATCCTTGCCAACTTCCTCAATGGGATGTTCAGCTTCCTGACGACGCATGGCTGTAAAACCAGGTTTGCCAGCTTGGTTTTCTAAGACAAACTCCCGTGCAAACTGTCCAGATTGAATTTCACTGAGAATCTTTTTCATTTCAGCCTTGGTTTGGGCAGTTACAACCCGGGGACCACGAGTATAGTCTCCATATTCGGCGGTATTAGAAATACTATCACGCATGGTCGCTAAACCACCCTCAACAACTAAGTCAACGATCAGTTTAACCTCATGTAAACATTCAAAATAGGCCAACTCTGGTTGATAACCAGCTTCGATTAGAGTTTCAAAACCTGCTTTAATTAATGCACTCAAACCACCACACAATACTGCTTGTTCCCCAAATAAATCCGTTTCGGTTTCTTCCCGGAATGTGGTTTCTAACACACCCGCCCTAGTACCACCAATACCTTTAGCATAGGCCATAGCTCGGTCTCGTGCTTTACCTGTAGCATTTTGATATACGGCAAATAGGGCTGGAACTCCTTGTCCCTGTTCGTAGGTACGACGGACTAAATGACCAGGACCTTTAGGTGCAACCATAATTACATCCACATCCCCTGGGGGAACAATCTGCCCAAAATGAATATTGAATCCGTGAGCAAAGGCTAAAATATTTCCTGCTTCTAAATTAGGCAGGATTTCATTTGTGTAAATTGTCTTTTGTACTTCATCAGGTAATAATATCATGATTAGGTCAGCAGCTTTAGCAGCATCAGCTACGTTTTTTACGGTTAACCCAGCTGCTTCAGCTTTTATAATTGATTTGCTACCAGGATACAAACCTACAATGACATTTACACCACTATCCTTTAAGTTTAGCGCGTGGGCATGACCTTGGGAACCATAACCAATAATAGCTACGGTTTTTCCCGCTAAAAAGTCTAAGTTGGCATCCTCATCATAATACATACGCGCCATGAAAGCATCTCCTGTTTATCAAAGTGGTAAATAAATTGTCGGTTCATCATCATACCTCAATTTGCTCACCAGCTATCCCATGGGTGAGCAATGATTATTCCAGGTTACCTTTATTTTTCCTTCAAAAGTTCACAATTAACAGAAATGTTTGTGACAACTTTGATACAAAAATGTTAAGAATAGTTACAGCAGCAGTAATATAAGGAAAATAATTGTTATGATTGAATCTTCTAGCAATACCCCACCCCATCATGTGGTAATCGTAGGTGGTGGTTTTGGCGGACTATATGCGGCTAAAGCATTAGCTAAAACTAATGTGAATGTAACGCTAATAGATAGGCGGAACTTCCATTTGTTTCAACCTTTGCTTTACCAGGTGGCTACGGGGGCTTTATCCCCTGCGGATATTTCTTCTCCTTTGCGTTCCATCCTAAGTAAGAACAAAAATACTACGGTTTTATTGGGGGAAGTAAGTGATATTAACCCTGAAGATCAGACGGTGATGGTGGGAGGTGAAGCAGTTCCATACCACACCCTGATTGTGGCTACTGGTGCAAAGCATTCTTATTTTGGTAAGGATAACTGGGAGGAGTTTGCACCCGGGTTAAAAACCCTAGAGGATGCCATAGAAATGCGCCGACGGATTTTTACCGCCTTTGAAGCAGCAGAAAAGGAAACTGATCCAGCTAAACGGCGGGCTTTGTTGACTTTTGTGGTGGTTGGTGGTGGTCCCACCGGTGTGGAATTAGCTGGAGCTATTGCTGAATTGGCTAGAAAAACCCTGAAGGAGGATTTCCGCAATATTGATACCTCGGAAACTCGGGTTCTACTGTTGGAAGGTTTAGATAGGGTTCTTCCTCCCTTCGCACCGGAACTTTCCCAAACAGCGGCAGATTCTTTGGCGGAGTTAGGCGTGGAAGTGCAAACCAAAACTTTGGTCACTAATATTGAAGATGATATTGTTACTATTAAGCAGGGTGATGAGGTAAAAACAATTGCCGCTAGAACCGTATTGTGGGCAGCTGGTGTGAGTGCTTCACCTATGGGCAAGGTCTTAATGGCAACAACCCACGTCGAATGTGACCGCGCTGGTCGTGTTATGGTTGAACCAGATTTGAGTATTAAAGGATACCCAAATATCTTTGTTGTTGGCGATTTGGCTAACTTCTGTCATCAAGGTGGTAAACCTTTACCCGGTGTTGCACCTGTAGCTATGCAAGAGGGAGAATATGTAGCCAAGCTAATCAAAAACCGTCTCTTAGGAGAAGGGACTCCATCATTTAACTATATGGACAGGGGTAGTTTAGCTATGATTGGACAGCACTCGGCAGTTGTAGATCTGGGCTTTATTAAAATTAGGGGTTTCTTGGCTTGGTTGTTTTGGTTGTTTATTCATATATACTTCTTAATTGAGTTTGATAACAAGTTGGTTGTGATGATTCAGTGGATGTGGAGCTATTTTACTCGCAGTCGCAGAGCTAGACTAATCACTGGCAAGGAAATTATCAAACATGCTTCAGATGAAGAGCAAGCAAATTATAAGCCTTTGCATGCCAAGCAACCAATGAATGTTTAATTAGAGGTTATCCCGCCTATTCCCATTTAATTTTATTTGTTTGGGGAGATAGGGCGGGGAGGAAGGATCAATCCAATTGCTCAGAACTGCTATTGGGATCATGGGTAGTATCGGTAGCAAGCAAACCAGCCATTGGTACGAAGTCAAAGGAGCTGTAGCAAATAAGACATTCATTACACTCCACTGACTAAAGAGAATTTGTAGAGCTGTTGCGATAGTAGTTCCTAGAATAAGAATCGGGACATTAGGGATCCCACTAGCTCGACCACGAAAATACTGAACAATACTCGTACCCAGTTGGCTGATGCTAATCAAATAGATCATTCGAGCTGCAACCAGAGCTTGAATTGCCATGGTGCGAGCCAGCACTATATTTGCTGTCTGAACCTTGACCCATTCAAAGATTCCGAAAATCAAAATCCAATTGAACAGCGACACTAACACAATGCGTCCGAGCAGTTTTGAAGTTAGTAATCCTTCATTAGGGTTGCGGGGTGGCTGTCCCATTGTTCCTTGGGATATAGGTTCGAAAGCTAGAGGAACAGTCATTGTAATTGAGTTAATCATATTCAACCACAGAACCTGCAAGGGTAAAATTGGCAATTCCCTTGCCAACAAACTACTAATCAAAATAGTCATAGATTCTCCGCCATTGACGGGTAGTAGAAAGGCGATCGCTTTGCGTAAATTTTGATAAACAGTCCGCCCTTGTTCCACTGCGGCTTCAATGGAAGCGAAATTATCGTCAGTCAACAGCATGTCAGCAGATTCCCGTGCAACTTCCGTACCATTTTTACCCATTGCAATACCAATATCAGCTTTTTTTAGGGCTGGGGCATCATTAACACCGTCACCAGTCATTGCCACGATATGGCCTTGGGCTTGGAGTGCTTCTACTAGTTGCAGCTTTTGGAATGGGGTAACTCTGGCAAACACTGAACCTTCAGCTGCTGCTTGTTTGATTTCCCCTTCGTTCATTTGAGCTAATTGTTGCCCTGAAAAGGCAATTACTCCAGCAGCAGTTTTAATCCCCATTCGTTGTGCGATCGCCCGTGCCGTGCCAATGTGATCACCGGTAACCATCTTAACTTGAATGCATGCTGACTGACAGACATGAACCGCAGCAATGGCCTCCGGACGAGGTGGATCAATCATGCCCTGTAAACCCAGAAAGACCAGGTCAGTTGCAATATCCTCATGATCGATTGTGTGCTGATCCGACGATAAGAATTTTTGAGCAAAGGCCAGCACCCGTAAACCCTGACTCGTCATTGTCTCGACCTCTTGTTTGATTTGGGTAGGTTTGAGGGGAATCTGTTGCTCCTGGGCATCAAGCATTTGGGTACAACGACTCAGCAAAGCCTCTACCGATCCTTTTACATAAATGATCCGAGACTCGGCATTGTGCAGGGTCGCCATGTATTGATAATCAGATTCGAACGGAATTGCATCCAATCGAGGTTTGTCGGCGGTAAGTTGCACCTGAGTGATCCCTGCTTTTTCCGCTACAGCAATTAAGGCCCCTTCCGTTGGATCACCAACTACTGACCAATTTGTTCCCATTTGTTTTAGCCGGGAGTCGTTACATAACACCCCTGCCATTAAACAATCTGTTAAGACGGGCGCGGTTTGTTTGCCCTCAAAGGCAATCTGATTCTCATCCTTGACCAAAGTAATATCACCCTTTGGACTATAACCGCCACCACTGACGCGATAGTGTTGACCTCCCGCATAAATTGCCTGCACGGTCATCTGGTTTTCTGTTAAAGTTCCAGTTTTATCTGAACAAATCACCGTCGCGCTACCTAACGCTTCCACTGCTGGTAACTTGCGAATGATGGCATTGCGTTTGGCCATACGATTGACTCCGATGGCCAAGGCAATGGTCACGACAGCAGGCAGTCCTTCAGGAATAGCGCTGACTGCCAATGCTACCGCCACCTCAAACATATTCACCCAAGACTTGCCATGTCCCAGTCCCACTACAAAGGTGAAGGTTGCCAAAGTCAAGATAGCATAGAGCAAGGTGTGGCTGAATTTCTCAAATTTACGGGTCAGGGGCGTACTTAGACTCACTCTGCTTTCCATGGATCGGGAAATTTCTCCTACCTCTGTCCTATTGCCAGTGGCCACCACAATGCCTTCTCCCTGGCCAAGGGTAACGAAACTCCCGGCATAAGCCATGTTTTGACGTTCAGCTAGTGGTTTCTCAGCCGGGATAATTTGGATTGATTTCTCAACCGGAACGGACTCCCCCGTTAAGGCTGATTCATCTACCTGTAAGTTGCGAACCCGCAATAATCTCAAATCCGCTGGGACTTTATCCCCCGATGTGAGCACAACTAAGTCCCCAGGCACCAGATCTCTGGCCGGAATCCTCATAGGTTGCCCCTCTCGCAATACAATGGTTTCAGTTGTAAGGACTTTGGATAGACTGGCGATCGCTCCTTCTGCTTTGGTTTCTTGCACGTAGCCAATAACGGCATTGATCACCGTTACTCCCCAGATGACGGTTGCATTTATCCAAGAACCGAGAAGGGCCTTCACGGTTCCAGCTAGTAGCAAAATGTATAGAAGTGGTTGATGAAACTGTAGTAAGAATCTTAACCATTCTGGTTTGCCCGGCTTAAATTGCAGTTCGTTCCGGCCATACTTTTCATAGCGTAGAGCCACTTCTTCTGCGCATAACCCAGTCTGTGCGTTACTCTTAAGATTTTCTATAATCTCAGAGCAAGAAAGTGCATGATAAATTTTAGATGCGGAATGTACAGCCATGGTTTTTCCCAATCATGATTAAGTAGAACACGATCTAGCTGGCCACGCCAAAATAAGAATACCCCCCGATTCATCCCAACGGAACGGTGGAGCAGAAACCTTTAAATTCGGCGTTAACACTCATAGGTCTGTTCCCACAATACTTATATTGACTAATTAACGAAAGCAACTTGGCTTTAGACCAATTTTCTACAATTTAGAACTGCCTAAAACCCCTTTGACAACCTGTAGGCTACCTCCAGCATATAATACTGGTCGGCCCACATCAAAACCATTTTCCTTTAGTAACCCGACTACATCTGTTTTGATCCACTCCCAAGCTGTTGAAGTTTCAAATAACCAAAAGAATAATGATAAACCTGGCCAAAATAGGGGATTAGTGGGAGGATGAAGGTCTACTAAAGTGAAAATTCCTCCTGGTTTTAATACCCTGTTTACCTCTTGGATAATTTTCCTCCGTTGCTCAATTTCCATCTCGTGTAAAGCAGCACTGGTGTGTACCACATCAAAAGTATTGTCCTCAAAAGGCATATCTTCTGCCCATGCCTCTATATATGTAGCATCTGGCACGTTATTTTTCGCTCTTTGTAATGATATGGGGGAAGCGTCTAATCCGGTAACATGGTGTGATAACTTGACTAAAAATGCAGTGGCTTGACCACTACCACAACATAGATCTAAAATCCGAGTGTCAGGGTTTATTGTTAAACCTTGAAGAGCCAGTTGACGAAAACGCTGCTCCCCACCCACGGTTAACGCAGCTACACTAGATATGCTATCATATAGCCACTGGTAACGATAACTCAAATCCCTAAAAATTGTCGCCATTGAAATCTTTCCTGAGCGTTAAGCTTTATATTTATTAATAATAATAAAAAAAGTAAGGATTGGGGGCAAGTAACTGCTATGAGTCGTGTAGGCGTATTATTACTCAATCTTGGTGGACCTGACAAACTGGAAGATGTCGGGCCATTCTTGTATAACCTATTTTCAGATCCCGAAATTATTCGCCTACCATTTCGTTGGATGCAAAAGCCATTGGCATGGTTTATTGCCACGAGACGCACAAAAACTTCTCAGGCCAACTATCGGCAAATTGGTGGCGGTTCACCACTTAGACGCATTACTGAAGAACAGGGAGAGGCTTTAAAATTTCAACTCCATGGTATGGGTAAGTCAGCTACAGTCTACATGGGGATGCGTTATTGGCATCCCTATACAGAAGAGGCGATCGCCCAAATAGGGGAGGATAAAATTGAAAAGCTGGTAATTTTGCCATTATATCCCCAATTTTCCATTAGTACCAGTGGTTCTAGTTTCCGACTATTGGAAAAACTCTGGCAAGAAAATCCCCAACTTCAGCCACCAGAATATACGGTTATTGCTTCATGGTATAAGCAACCGGGCTATTTAAATGCCATGGTGGAGCTAATTAATGACCAGCTACATCAATTTCCCCATCCGGAGAAAGTGCATATCTTTTTTAGTGCCCATGGCGTACCCAAAAGTTATGTTGTGGAAGCTGGTGATCCCTATCAGCAAGAAATTGAAGAGTGTACAGACTTAATTATGCGAACTCTTAACAGTACAAACAACTATACTTTGGCTTATCAAAGTCGTGTTGGTCCTGTGGAGTGGTTGCAGCCATATACGGAAGACGCACTCAGAGAGTTAGGAGCTAAAGGGGTCAGAGATTTGGTGGTTGTACCCATTAGTTTTGTGTCTGAACACATAGAAACCCTGCAGGAGATAGATATTGAGTATCGGGAAATAGCTCATGAAGCAGGTATTGAGAATTTTAGACGTGCAGCTGCACCTAATACTCATCCACTGTTTATTGAAGCCTTGGCCCAATTGGTGGTTGATGCTTTGGAAAAGCCCAGTCTAAAATTATCTCAAGTTACCCAAATGAGGAAAAAGGTAAAAATGTACCCTCAAGAGCGTTGGGAATGGGGATTGACAACCAGTGCTGAGGTATGGAATGGTAGAATTGCCATGTTAGGTTTTATAGCTCTGATTATTGAAATAATTACCGGTAGGGGTTTACTTCACGCCATAGGACTCTTGTAGGATGGGAGCAAGCCCTACCTAACTCTCGTTTTTACCCATCAACCCTTTCTAAGGTGTTCTGGCTAAAGCTATAACCTAACCCAACTAAGCCAGAACGCCTACCCAATTCTATCAATATATAACTAGATACCTAATCGCTCATACACTTGATCTAAATATTTTAAGTGCTGCTTTGCATCAAAGCAGGCATCTATTTCCGAGTCAGATAATTTTTCTCGGACACGCAAATCTTGGGTAATGAGGTGACGGAAGTTACCTTCTGGGTTGTTCCACGCTATGTGGGCATTTTGTTGAACTATGGCATAGGCTTCTTCTCGCCTAGTTCCTTTGTCTATTAAGGCCAGTAAAACTCTTTGACTAAACACTACTCCACCATAGCAGTTAAGGTTTCTTGCCATGTTTTGTGGATACACCAAAAGATTAGTGATTAAATCAATGATTTCATGGAGCATAAAGTCAGTTAATATACAAGCGTCAGGAAGCATCACCCGCTCCACAGAACTGTGAGAAATGTCTCTTTCATGCCATAAAGCTACGTTTTCTAATGCTGCACCCGCATGACTTCTGACTAGTCTAGCCATACCAGTTAGTCTTTCGGAACGAATGGGATTGCGTTTGTGTGGCATGGCACTGGAGCCTTTTTGTCCCTTGGAGAAGTATTCTTCCACCTCCAAAACATCAGTTTTTTGTAAATTGCGAATTTCTACGGCAAAGCGTTCTATGGAAGCTGCTAAAAGAGCTAGTTGTTGTACAAACTCAGCATGAATATCCCGAGAAATTACTTGGGTGGAAGCAGTATCAGGTTTGAGTCCCAGTTTTGCACAGGCGATCGCCTCTACACGTGGTTCTATGTTAGCATAGGTTCCCACCGCTCCCGATATTTTACCCACCGCAACATTTTTCCTGAGTAATTGTAACCGCTCCTGATGTCGGAGAACCTCAGCTAACCAACCAGCTAATTTAAATCCAAAGGTAATTGGTTCCGCGTGAATCCCATGCGATCGCCCAATCATTACAGTATAACGATGTTCATGAGCCTTAATGCGAATTGCCTGGATGAGATTTTCCACCTTTTGACATAATAGATCCAAACTAGCGACTAACTGTAGTGCTAATGCTGTATCCAAGACATCCGAGCTAGTTAAGCCCAGATGAATATAACGCCCTGCATCACCTACATATTCATTTACATTAGTGAGAAAAGCAATCATGTCATGGCGAACTTCTGCTTCAATTTCTAGTACTCGCTTAGGATCGAACTTGGCTTTAGCCTTAATTTCATCCACCGCTGCTAGGGGAATATAATCCAGTTCGCCCTGAGCTTCACACACAGCAATTTCCACTTGTAGCCAGGTTTGTAACTTATAGGATTCACTCCACAGATTGCCCATTTCGGGCAAGGTATAACGCTCAATCACATTCAGACATATAATACAACTGTCATATTTTACTTCTAATTAGGGTTTGCATCAAATTTTTCCGTAGGATTATTTTAAATAACATTTACACACGCCTAAAATAAAACTAGAGAAAAGAATTTGACATTGGCAGTCCCCCCAATCCTAAAAGGGGGACTAATATTATCTATTATGCTTCCACTAGAACACGCTGTTTTGCTGCCAAATAGTCTTTTTGTAAGGTGTCTAATAACTCTTCTCGTCTGTCGTATAATCGTTTTAGAGATCGTGGTTGACCCTGATTTAATGCGTATGCCGTAATCAAAGGCAGGGCAATTGTACTATCAGTGTAACAAACTATTGTACTGGGCAACTCGTCAGGATCTATTTTACCCCAACTCACCGCTTCTGCTGGAGTTGCACCAGACAATCCACCAGTATCTGGACGTGCATCTGTAAATTGAACAAAGAAATCATGTCCTCTTTCTTCTAAACCCAGGACTTCGTGAATTTGTGGTTGGGTCTGAAGGAGAAAGTTTTTGGGACTTCCACCACCCAGAATCACCGCTGCACTTTTCCCCTCTCCTTCCCTTGCTCCGTAAGCAATAGCCGCAGTTTCATTTACATCAATAGCTGGATCTAATACCAGCTTTGAACCCTCTAACGCCAAGGCTGCTACATTCATCCCTATAGAACTATCACCGGGAGAAGAAGTATAAATAGGAACGCCATATTCATAAGCTGTAGCTAGGAGACAGGAATTTTCTACCCCCAACTGCTTTTCCACTTCTCGTACATATTTGCCAAGCAGGTAGTGAAATTCAGCCGTTCCCATGCGCTTTTGAAAGGGTTCTGCTTGCAATATTTTACGAATAAAAGCATCAGTTTCTAGTAGCACATCATAACCGAAGATAATGTCATAAATTCGGATTGTTCCCTCTTCCCGTAATTTAACATCATCCAAAAAGGGACTACCTGCAAACAGGTCAAAACCTAAACCATAGTGCATATCATGATAAAGATTGGCACCGGTGCTAATCATCCAGTCGATATAACCATGACGAATTAAAGGAGCTAAAGCGGAAACACCAAATCCTGCTGGTGTCATAGCACCAGAAAGACTTAATCCCACCGTTACACCCGGTTGGAATATATCCTCAGTTAGTAATTTACACGCCTCTCTTAACCGAGCTGAATTATAAGCAGTGAAGTAGTTATTAATTAAGTCAACTACACTAATATTCGATGAAATTGGTGCGGGTGCAATTTTTTTACCTTGTTTCTTTGACATTTTTTCACTTTCCCATAGTCAGTATTCCGATTCTAATGATATGAGAGATAATATGAGATATTTGGAGGCTTAATTTTTTCCAGTTCTCATGGGATGAAGATACACGGATGAGTAGAAACACATCGGATCAGTTGGGCGAGGATCAAGAAATTGGTGGGTTGATTGATGAGGTCATGTCATCATCCTTGAGCGATGAGCAGTACCGTCAGAAAATGCAGCGTCGTAAACAGATACAAGATCAACGTATAGCGGATGCCATTCCTCAAAAGGGGTTAATTATAGTTAATACTGGTCATGGCAAGGGGAAAACCACTGCTGCTTTGGGTATGATAGTAAGAGCACTGGGACATGGATATAAAGTGGCAATTGTGCAATTTATTAAAGGTGCTTGGGAACCATCAGAAAAGCGGGTTTTTAGCTCCTGGTCCGATCAACTGGAATTTCATGCCATGGGTGAGGGTTTTACCTGGGAAACCCAAGACCGGGACAGGGACTTAGATAAGGCTAATGTTGCTTGGGAGAAGTCTTTAGAGTTTATTCGCCATCCTGAGTTTCACTTGGTTTTGTTAGACGAAATTAATATTGCCCTAAAACTTGGTTATTTAAAGGTGGATCAAGTTTTAGCAGGTTTAGCTCAAAAACCCCCTGATAAGCACGTCATTTTAACTGGTCGGGGCGCTCCACCAGCTTTAATTGAAAAAGCGGATTTAGTTACGGAAATGACTCTGATCAAACACCCATTTAAGGATCAAGGAGTTAAAGCTCAACCAGGAATTGAGTATTAGTGGTGACAGAAATTCTAAATTTAGACCGTCTCGTAGGTTGGGTTGAGGAACGAAACCCAACAAATTATGATGATAATTAATTTTCCAGATCGCCCAACCTGCATTCCTGCATTATTTATAATTGCTGGTTTGGCGGTGTGTCAACTAGCATTTGTGCAATTTTGCCAGTAAAATGATGATTTCATCCATTGCTTTCCTGACTGCTGATGGGTGTTGTGATTGATTAACTATCATGCTAAACACTAAATCATCATAATTGGGAACATTAATATATCCAGATAGAGAAATTACACCAGTCATGGAACCTGTTTTTCCTTGAACTATTCCCCAAGCAGGAGTTTTTAAAAACCGATTTTTTAGGGTACCATTCATACCACCGGTAGCTAGGGATGCA is a window encoding:
- a CDS encoding homospermidine biosynthesis protein; protein product: MSKKQGKKIAPAPISSNISVVDLINNYFTAYNSARLREACKLLTEDIFQPGVTVGLSLSGAMTPAGFGVSALAPLIRHGYIDWMISTGANLYHDMHYGLGFDLFAGSPFLDDVKLREEGTIRIYDIIFGYDVLLETDAFIRKILQAEPFQKRMGTAEFHYLLGKYVREVEKQLGVENSCLLATAYEYGVPIYTSSPGDSSIGMNVAALALEGSKLVLDPAIDVNETAAIAYGAREGEGKSAAVILGGGSPKNFLLQTQPQIHEVLGLEERGHDFFVQFTDARPDTGGLSGATPAEAVSWGKIDPDELPSTIVCYTDSTIALPLITAYALNQGQPRSLKRLYDRREELLDTLQKDYLAAKQRVLVEA
- the cobO gene encoding cob(I)yrinic acid a,c-diamide adenosyltransferase; this encodes MSRNTSDQLGEDQEIGGLIDEVMSSSLSDEQYRQKMQRRKQIQDQRIADAIPQKGLIIVNTGHGKGKTTAALGMIVRALGHGYKVAIVQFIKGAWEPSEKRVFSSWSDQLEFHAMGEGFTWETQDRDRDLDKANVAWEKSLEFIRHPEFHLVLLDEINIALKLGYLKVDQVLAGLAQKPPDKHVILTGRGAPPALIEKADLVTEMTLIKHPFKDQGVKAQPGIEY